From Marmota flaviventris isolate mMarFla1 chromosome X, mMarFla1.hap1, whole genome shotgun sequence, the proteins below share one genomic window:
- the LOC114082126 gene encoding probable histone H2B 4 — protein MPFKPPKPEKAGRTAPPKEKKPRRPSHSRCGDGFATYFPRVLKHIHSGLILSRSTVSVLDSFVKDMFQRIASEAGRLARQNHRSTITSRDIQTAMRFLLPREISKHAEYEATRALSPAAHIPASKPTLGALSSQPQRLFSEPPRD, from the coding sequence ATGCCCTTCAAACCCCCAAAGCCTGAGAAGGCCGGGCGGACCGCCCCGCCAAAGGAGAAGAAGCCAAGGCGCCCCAGCCACTCCAGGTGTGGCGATGGTTTCGCCACCTATTTCCCCAGGGTTCTGAAGCACATCCATTCGGGCCTCATCCTCTCCCGGTCGACCGTGAGCGTCCTGGACTCCTTCGTCAAGGACATGTTCCAGCGCATCGCCAGCGAGGCCGGCCGCCTGGCCCGCCAGAACCATCGCTCCACCATCACTTCCAGAGACATCCAAACAGCCATGCGCTTCCTGCTGCCCAGGGAGATCAGCAAGCACGCGGAGTACGAGGCCACCAGGGCCCTCAGCCCAGCCGCTCACATCCCCGCCAGTAAGCCGACTCTGGGCGCCCTCAGCAGCCAACCCCAAAGGCTCTTTTCAGAGCCACCAAGGGACTGA